A genomic segment from Salvia splendens isolate huo1 chromosome 13, SspV2, whole genome shotgun sequence encodes:
- the LOC121762698 gene encoding multiple organellar RNA editing factor 2, chloroplastic-like, with protein sequence MAATIARSILTSLSAAAFLPKRLHFSTVSGLPPLPGFGRVRISALRAAAPAISHSIRVLSPARANTVRCRVNRSGSSYSPLNSGSNFNDRPPTEMAPLFPGCDYEHWLIVMDKPGGEGATKQQMIDCYIQTLAKVLGSEEEAKKKIYNVSCERYFGFGCEIDEETSNKLEGLPGVLFVLPDSYVDAENKDYGAELFVNGEIVQRSPERQRRVEPVPQRAQDRPRYNDRTRYVRRRDNMR encoded by the exons ATGGCCGCCACTATCGCACGATCGATCCTCACCAGCCTATCAGCCGCCGCCTTTCTCCCCAAACGCCTCCATTTTTCCACCGTATCCGGTCTGCCGCCCCTCCCCGGCTTTGGCCGCGTCCGAATTTCCGCTCTTCGCGCAGCTGCACCCGCCATATCCCACTCGATTCGCGTGCTTTCTCCCGCCAGAGCCAACACGGTCCGATGCCGAGTCAACCGATCTGGCTCCTCATACTCGCCTTTGAACTCCGGTTCGAACTTCAACGACCGCCCGCCCACGGAGATGGCGCCGCTCTTCCCTGGCTGTGACTATGAGCACTGGCTTATTGTGATGGATAAGCCCGGCGGTGAAGGCGCCACCAAACAGCAGATGATTGATTGCTACATTCAAACCCTAGCTAAAGTACTTGGAAG TGAGGAGGAGGCTAAGAAAAAGATATATAACGTGTCATGTGAGAGGTACTTTGGGTTTGGATGTGAAATCGACGAGGAAACCTCCAACAAGCTCGAAG GTTTGCCTGGTGTTCTATTCGTTCTCCCCGATTCTTATGTTGATGCTGAAAACAAGGACTATGGAG CTGAGCTATTTGTTAACGGAGAGATAGTTCAACGGTCTCCAGAGAGGCAGAGGAGAGTGGAGCCCGTGCCTCAGAGAGCTCAAGACAGACCAAGATACAATGACAGAACACGTTATGTCAGGCGTCGTGACAATATGAGGTGA
- the LOC121762696 gene encoding exocyst complex component EXO84B-like isoform X1 → MDSTSRPRFRFRDLRQEMAADSSSEGHTTADSSSLHTDDDDDQPHLHSMTAKGVQHLCSELLEIKQESDHDFQKNIFSNYSAFLMIMKDIQVLQTELLVLKSQASLQKRLVQDFSHKIYSTLVSDDTTMLPETLPIEMTVLDVHAQNVSDILDSLVSEQRLDDALALLEVESEYVQYLRPDEYSPDHILSYKSTISGKRSVLADQLTLVARHQRVPAPELQKALLGLCQLGENHLANELLLQYYHSRIASGVYNLQPSKGLFPNVLYIQQVAKCVCSMISQAVRSYVSLNGETHPYSLELTRWAAEEIGVLAACFIKYIESIPDISGGLSAAVDALRIGMSYCSLLETHRILVKHSFLELVRPCIEGVMQLHIDHMSRVMSGVASTNTWVLDRYYVSGILTGRSSATIDQHQECFYLTNSGRKFVTLFQSVAEEISPLIAFEMESSVLKGIVDLLTAYVVILESAITGDTDAMEKEGFKINLPETPTQGVIVLANLSTLVQFSSSIIRNLFEGVHQLKFEMDSYATLVQDIYNRLKSYFLDHFISNIFSPNAGHESSPEIHDDSCRYLDLTPSVPYLELYLELKKLETLDCIDVGWLMSLFSEVVDATFEWISTKSEIWTITENLLLNRTKFVQFILDTQFLVEMARHGEYLSEKAQTISDNMIFHVETSFLSAGLSPLRDSNDDEWPANMAIAALQKLQQLLENEDAADEEGSSHESVFENAIQTKTQI, encoded by the exons ATGGACTCCACCTCCAGGCCTAGATTTCGCTTCAGAGATCTCAGGCAAGAAATGGCCGCCGATTCCTCGTCCGAGGGTCACACCACCGCCGATTCCTCTTCCCTTCACaccgacgacgacgacgaccaGCCTCACCTCCACTCCATGACTGCTAAG GGTGTCCAACATCTTTGTTCTGAACTTCTCGAGATCAAGCAAGAATCGGATCACGATTTTCAAAAGAATATCTTTTCAAACTACTCTGCCTTCCTTAT GATAATGAAAGACATACAAGTCTTGCAAACTGAATTACTGGTGTTGAAAAGCCAGGCTTCATTGCAAAAGAGGCTTGTTCAAGATTTTAGTCATAAAATCTACTCAACTCTTGTGTCTGATGACACTACCATGCTTCCAGAAACTCTGCCCATTGAAATGACTGTGTTGGACGTGCACGCACAAAATGTGTCCGATATCTTGGATTCTCTCGTCTCTGAGCAAAGGCTAGATGATGCCCTGGCTCTGCTCGAGGTGGAGAGCGAGTATGTCCAGTATCTGCGGCCAGATGAATATTCTCCGGACCATATACTGTCTTATAAGTCGACTATATCTGGAAAACGGTCTGTCCTTGCTGACCAGCTCACGCTGGTAGCTAGACATCAGCGGGTGCCTGCACCGGAGCTGCAGAAGGCACTGCTCGGGTTGTGCCAGCTCGGAGAAAATCATCTTGCAAACGAGCTGCTGCTTCAGTACTATCACTCGAGGATTGCTTCTGGTGTATACAATCTGCAACCTTCAAAGGGATTATTTCCAAATGTGTTGTATATTCAACAAGTGGCAAAATGTGTGTGTTCGATGATCTCTCAAGCTGTGAGGAGTTATGTCTCGTTGAATGGAGAAACGCACCCTTACTCTTTGGAGCTAACTCGGTGGGCAGCAGAGGAGATTGGAGTGTTGGCTGCTTGTTTCATCAAGTACATTGAGTCCATCCCTGACATAAGTGGTGGGCTGTCAGCAGCTGTTGATGCTTTGAGGATCGGTATGTCATATTGCTCGCTGCTGGAGACTCATAGAATCCTCGTGAAGCATTCGTTCTTGGAGCTCGTTCGCCCCTGCATAGAGGGAGTCATGCAACTCCACATAGACCATATGAGTAGAGTCATGAGTGGGGTTGCCTCGACTAACACATGGGTTTTAGACAGATACTACGTTTCGGGAATCTTGACAGGAAGGAGCAGCGCCACAATTGATCAACACCAGGAATGCTTCTATCTCACCAACAGTGGCAGGAAGTTCGTGACATTGTTCCAGTCTGTTGCGGAGGAGATTTCACCTCTGATCGCGTTTGAAATGGAGAGCTCGGTTCTGAAAGGGATCGTGGACTTATTGACAGCTTACGTTGTCATACTCGAAAGTGCCATCACTGGTGACACAGATGCTATGGAGAAAGAAGGGTTCAAGATCAACTTGCCAGAAACTCCCACTCAGGGAGTTATCGTTCTAGCCAATCTGTCCACACTGGTGCAATTTTCCTCGAGCATCATCCGAAACCTCTTTGAGGGTGTCCACCAGCTGAAATTCGAGATGGACAGTTACGCAACACTCGTTCAAGACATTTACAATCGGCTCAAATCCTACTTTCTTGATCATTTCATATCAAACATCTTCTCACCAAATGCTGGCCATGAATCCAGTCCAGAGATTCACGACGATAGCTGTAGATATCTTGATCTGACTCCATCTGTTCCATACCTG GAATTGTATTTGGAGCTAAAGAAACTAGAGACGCTCGACTGCATTGACGTGGGATGGCTGATGAGCCTCTTCTCAGAGGTGGTGGACGCAACATTCGAGTGGATCTCCACTAAATCTGAAATATGGACAATAACAGAGAACTTGCTTCTCAATCGAACAAAATTTGTGCAG TTCATTTTGGACACTCAATTTCTGGTGGAAATGGCGAGACATGGTGAGTACCTGTCAGAAAAGGCACAAACCATCTCAGACAACATGATATTTCATGTCGAAACGTCCTTTCTTTCTGCTGGTCTGAGCCCTCTAAG AGATTCGAATGACGATGAGTGGCCTGCAAACATGGCCATCGCAGCCCTTCAGAAGCTGCAACAACTTCTTGAAAACGAGGATGCAGCAGACGAAGAGGGGTCCTCGCATGAATCAGTCTTTGAAAATGCCATTCAAACAAAAACCCAAATTTGA
- the LOC121762696 gene encoding exocyst complex component EXO84B-like isoform X2: MTVLDVHAQNVSDILDSLVSEQRLDDALALLEVESEYVQYLRPDEYSPDHILSYKSTISGKRSVLADQLTLVARHQRVPAPELQKALLGLCQLGENHLANELLLQYYHSRIASGVYNLQPSKGLFPNVLYIQQVAKCVCSMISQAVRSYVSLNGETHPYSLELTRWAAEEIGVLAACFIKYIESIPDISGGLSAAVDALRIGMSYCSLLETHRILVKHSFLELVRPCIEGVMQLHIDHMSRVMSGVASTNTWVLDRYYVSGILTGRSSATIDQHQECFYLTNSGRKFVTLFQSVAEEISPLIAFEMESSVLKGIVDLLTAYVVILESAITGDTDAMEKEGFKINLPETPTQGVIVLANLSTLVQFSSSIIRNLFEGVHQLKFEMDSYATLVQDIYNRLKSYFLDHFISNIFSPNAGHESSPEIHDDSCRYLDLTPSVPYLELYLELKKLETLDCIDVGWLMSLFSEVVDATFEWISTKSEIWTITENLLLNRTKFVQFILDTQFLVEMARHGEYLSEKAQTISDNMIFHVETSFLSAGLSPLRDSNDDEWPANMAIAALQKLQQLLENEDAADEEGSSHESVFENAIQTKTQI, translated from the exons ATGACTGTGTTGGACGTGCACGCACAAAATGTGTCCGATATCTTGGATTCTCTCGTCTCTGAGCAAAGGCTAGATGATGCCCTGGCTCTGCTCGAGGTGGAGAGCGAGTATGTCCAGTATCTGCGGCCAGATGAATATTCTCCGGACCATATACTGTCTTATAAGTCGACTATATCTGGAAAACGGTCTGTCCTTGCTGACCAGCTCACGCTGGTAGCTAGACATCAGCGGGTGCCTGCACCGGAGCTGCAGAAGGCACTGCTCGGGTTGTGCCAGCTCGGAGAAAATCATCTTGCAAACGAGCTGCTGCTTCAGTACTATCACTCGAGGATTGCTTCTGGTGTATACAATCTGCAACCTTCAAAGGGATTATTTCCAAATGTGTTGTATATTCAACAAGTGGCAAAATGTGTGTGTTCGATGATCTCTCAAGCTGTGAGGAGTTATGTCTCGTTGAATGGAGAAACGCACCCTTACTCTTTGGAGCTAACTCGGTGGGCAGCAGAGGAGATTGGAGTGTTGGCTGCTTGTTTCATCAAGTACATTGAGTCCATCCCTGACATAAGTGGTGGGCTGTCAGCAGCTGTTGATGCTTTGAGGATCGGTATGTCATATTGCTCGCTGCTGGAGACTCATAGAATCCTCGTGAAGCATTCGTTCTTGGAGCTCGTTCGCCCCTGCATAGAGGGAGTCATGCAACTCCACATAGACCATATGAGTAGAGTCATGAGTGGGGTTGCCTCGACTAACACATGGGTTTTAGACAGATACTACGTTTCGGGAATCTTGACAGGAAGGAGCAGCGCCACAATTGATCAACACCAGGAATGCTTCTATCTCACCAACAGTGGCAGGAAGTTCGTGACATTGTTCCAGTCTGTTGCGGAGGAGATTTCACCTCTGATCGCGTTTGAAATGGAGAGCTCGGTTCTGAAAGGGATCGTGGACTTATTGACAGCTTACGTTGTCATACTCGAAAGTGCCATCACTGGTGACACAGATGCTATGGAGAAAGAAGGGTTCAAGATCAACTTGCCAGAAACTCCCACTCAGGGAGTTATCGTTCTAGCCAATCTGTCCACACTGGTGCAATTTTCCTCGAGCATCATCCGAAACCTCTTTGAGGGTGTCCACCAGCTGAAATTCGAGATGGACAGTTACGCAACACTCGTTCAAGACATTTACAATCGGCTCAAATCCTACTTTCTTGATCATTTCATATCAAACATCTTCTCACCAAATGCTGGCCATGAATCCAGTCCAGAGATTCACGACGATAGCTGTAGATATCTTGATCTGACTCCATCTGTTCCATACCTG GAATTGTATTTGGAGCTAAAGAAACTAGAGACGCTCGACTGCATTGACGTGGGATGGCTGATGAGCCTCTTCTCAGAGGTGGTGGACGCAACATTCGAGTGGATCTCCACTAAATCTGAAATATGGACAATAACAGAGAACTTGCTTCTCAATCGAACAAAATTTGTGCAG TTCATTTTGGACACTCAATTTCTGGTGGAAATGGCGAGACATGGTGAGTACCTGTCAGAAAAGGCACAAACCATCTCAGACAACATGATATTTCATGTCGAAACGTCCTTTCTTTCTGCTGGTCTGAGCCCTCTAAG AGATTCGAATGACGATGAGTGGCCTGCAAACATGGCCATCGCAGCCCTTCAGAAGCTGCAACAACTTCTTGAAAACGAGGATGCAGCAGACGAAGAGGGGTCCTCGCATGAATCAGTCTTTGAAAATGCCATTCAAACAAAAACCCAAATTTGA